From a region of the Paenibacillus segetis genome:
- a CDS encoding helix-turn-helix transcriptional regulator yields MTPIDQSKLSTREHIVQLLKTKGELSIKELSETLGITVMAVSRHIQSLERDNHITSKTIRQSMGRPTAVYGLTEQAKDFFPIQYQTLSLEILREIEDHFGEFGVEKVFAGRKNKLAQKYAEDMQNQDFADRILRLAEIQNENGYMVELKKLNDAEFLLQEHHCPIEQVATKYQQACRCEIQLFESLLGEAEVKRTECLADGGQRCTYQIKSRE; encoded by the coding sequence ATGACGCCAATCGATCAAAGTAAGCTTTCAACACGGGAACATATCGTACAACTACTTAAAACAAAAGGTGAATTAAGTATCAAGGAACTCTCGGAAACGCTTGGCATAACGGTTATGGCTGTCAGCCGTCATATTCAGTCTTTAGAACGGGATAATCACATTACATCCAAGACGATCAGACAATCTATGGGCAGACCTACTGCTGTTTATGGGTTAACTGAGCAAGCTAAGGATTTTTTTCCAATTCAATATCAGACATTATCGCTTGAAATATTAAGAGAAATTGAAGATCATTTTGGTGAATTCGGCGTCGAGAAAGTCTTTGCAGGACGTAAGAATAAGCTGGCTCAGAAATATGCTGAAGACATGCAGAACCAAGATTTTGCTGATCGAATCCTCCGACTTGCTGAAATCCAGAACGAAAATGGATATATGGTTGAATTGAAAAAGCTCAATGATGCCGAGTTTTTGCTTCAGGAGCATCATTGTCCAATAGAGCAAGTTGCAACGAAGTATCAACAAGCATGTAGATGTGAAATCCAATTATTTGAATCGTTACTAGGCGAAGCAGAAGTTAAGAGGACGGAGTGTCTCGCCGATGGCGGACAAAGATGTACTTATCAAATAAAAAGCCGAGAATAA
- a CDS encoding bifunctional riboflavin kinase/FAD synthetase, translated as MEIIEVTSTPPNDLEPVVLVIGKFDGVHKGHQLIFDTARELMEEEDQLAVYSFSDHPQWILRQDPKFEKKLTPDAEKFQILKDLGVQRYYRVQFTKEYANITAREFILDHISRLHVKRIVVGEGFHFGKGSESSIEELVSLCAQINVAVTVVPLLKEEGNIICSSDVRSLVEDGNMDEAWALLGRPYTVTGTVIHGRKLGRELGFPTINLGGTDSYVFPKPGVYMGSVEIHDGNFAQTNWNVLISAGYRPTVNGSGYLIEAHLLDFSGDLYGATVSVSFLKFMRGEIKFSGLDSLIAQMTKDMAEAKSVFQQM; from the coding sequence GTGGAAATAATTGAAGTTACCTCAACTCCACCCAATGATCTTGAACCCGTTGTATTAGTTATTGGCAAATTTGATGGAGTTCATAAAGGTCATCAATTGATTTTTGATACTGCTAGAGAGCTTATGGAAGAAGAAGATCAACTCGCTGTGTATAGTTTTTCTGATCACCCGCAATGGATTTTAAGACAAGATCCTAAATTTGAGAAAAAACTAACGCCCGATGCTGAAAAATTTCAAATTCTCAAGGATTTGGGAGTTCAGCGCTATTATCGAGTTCAATTTACGAAAGAATATGCCAACATTACAGCTCGGGAATTCATACTAGACCATATTTCTAGATTACATGTGAAACGGATCGTCGTAGGAGAGGGATTCCATTTTGGAAAAGGCAGTGAATCAAGTATAGAAGAGCTCGTATCGCTCTGTGCCCAAATCAATGTGGCTGTCACGGTAGTTCCTTTACTAAAGGAAGAAGGAAACATTATCTGTAGCAGTGATGTACGTTCTCTCGTCGAGGACGGTAATATGGATGAAGCTTGGGCCTTATTAGGTCGTCCTTATACTGTTACCGGAACTGTGATCCATGGTAGAAAATTGGGAAGGGAACTTGGTTTTCCAACCATTAACCTTGGAGGGACTGACTCGTACGTCTTTCCTAAGCCTGGTGTCTATATGGGATCTGTGGAGATCCATGATGGTAACTTTGCGCAGACGAACTGGAATGTTCTCATTAGTGCCGGATATCGTCCAACCGTAAATGGGAGTGGTTATTTGATCGAAGCTCATTTGCTCGATTTCTCAGGGGATTTGTATGGAGCAACCGTCTCTGTATCCTTTTTAAAGTTCATGCGAGGAGAAATCAAGTTTTCAGGTCTGGATTCCCTCATTGCACAAATGACAAAAGATATGGCCGAAGCAAAGAGTGTTTTCCAGCAAATGTAA
- the murB gene encoding UDP-N-acetylmuramate dehydrogenase has protein sequence MNSESNLYKYLMEQLPSLDIKLSEPIKNHAYTKLGGEADVFITPSQYEEVSTILRIAKEEQIPVTLLGHGANLIVRDGGLRGITMNLNKMNEIRSENGTIYAQAGASIIEVSRWALDKELSGLEFACGIPGTVGGALFMNAGAYGGQISDVLVKALVMTPGGELLTLSNKDLLFGYRKSIISEQNYIVLEAEFQLQQANYATIKEKMDEFTEARESKQPLEYPSCGSVFKRPPGYFAGKLIQDCGLQGKRIGGAEVSMKHAGFIVNVDHAASQDYIDLIEVIKNTVKQQFDVDLETEVIVIGEE, from the coding sequence ATGAATTCTGAATCCAATCTTTATAAATACTTAATGGAACAATTACCATCACTAGATATCAAGCTCTCGGAGCCGATTAAAAATCATGCGTATACAAAACTTGGTGGGGAGGCAGATGTCTTCATTACTCCATCCCAATATGAGGAAGTTAGTACAATTCTGCGAATAGCGAAAGAAGAACAAATACCCGTAACGCTACTCGGACATGGCGCTAATCTCATTGTTCGAGATGGTGGCCTTCGTGGAATTACGATGAATTTAAATAAAATGAATGAAATCCGCAGCGAAAATGGCACCATTTATGCGCAAGCTGGCGCTTCTATTATAGAGGTATCAAGGTGGGCACTAGATAAGGAACTTTCTGGACTTGAGTTTGCTTGTGGTATCCCCGGTACAGTTGGTGGTGCTTTATTCATGAATGCTGGAGCCTATGGTGGACAAATCTCAGATGTGCTTGTAAAAGCGTTAGTTATGACCCCAGGTGGTGAACTGCTAACCCTATCTAATAAAGACTTATTATTTGGATATCGTAAGAGTATCATTTCTGAACAAAACTACATTGTATTGGAAGCTGAATTTCAACTACAACAAGCCAATTATGCGACGATTAAAGAAAAAATGGATGAGTTCACAGAGGCCAGGGAAAGTAAACAACCTTTGGAATATCCATCGTGTGGCAGTGTTTTCAAGCGTCCTCCGGGATATTTTGCCGGTAAACTGATCCAAGACTGTGGCCTACAAGGGAAACGAATTGGCGGGGCAGAGGTATCTATGAAGCATGCTGGATTCATTGTGAATGTGGACCATGCGGCATCCCAGGATTACATTGACTTAATTGAAGTCATTAAAAATACAGTAAAACAGCAGTTTGATGTTGATTTAGAGACAGAAGTTATTGTTATTGGAGAGGAATAG
- a CDS encoding globin domain-containing protein, with translation MILYDELGGQPGIRKVVEAFYPKVKKDPLLAPLFTNDIATIMDKQEMFLSQFFGGPDLYTAEFGHPRMRARHMPFTIKPEHADAWLSCMRRALDETIESEELKAAVIERLKVSAYFFVNS, from the coding sequence ATGATATTATATGATGAGCTTGGTGGACAGCCGGGCATACGAAAAGTTGTTGAAGCCTTTTATCCTAAGGTAAAGAAAGATCCCTTATTAGCTCCACTATTTACGAATGATATCGCTACGATTATGGACAAACAGGAGATGTTTTTAAGCCAGTTTTTTGGTGGTCCCGATTTGTACACAGCGGAGTTCGGACATCCACGAATGAGGGCTCGTCATATGCCATTTACGATCAAACCGGAACATGCAGATGCGTGGTTATCCTGTATGAGAAGAGCACTTGATGAAACGATTGAATCCGAAGAACTTAAGGCTGCAGTCATTGAACGTTTGAAGGTCTCTGCTTACTTTTTCGTTAACTCTTAA
- a CDS encoding MBL fold metallo-hydrolase, translating into MNYCLLDIEFEHNGQQQIITPTLLQDEYDKILIDCGYPNFTGLIEQAVNKYDVTLDSITKLIVTHHDIDHVGSLAAIKWAYPHIQIIAYEMEVPYIEGNKKVIRLEQAESTFNELPEEAKSYVQQFMDTLKAVETVRVDQAVKNGEILPWCGGIEIIHTPGHVPGHISLYLPSSKTLIAGDVVVIEQGKLGIANPQFADDLDEAIRSVRRLLDYDIEQIICYHGGLFQGDVRQALQQLVQEYTT; encoded by the coding sequence ATGAACTATTGTCTACTCGATATCGAGTTTGAACATAACGGACAACAACAGATTATTACGCCAACGCTTCTTCAAGATGAGTACGATAAGATCCTCATAGACTGCGGTTATCCCAATTTTACGGGACTCATTGAACAAGCAGTTAACAAATATGACGTCACACTAGATTCGATCACAAAATTGATTGTGACGCATCATGATATTGATCATGTCGGTTCGCTTGCAGCCATAAAATGGGCGTATCCGCATATTCAAATTATTGCATATGAAATGGAAGTACCTTATATCGAAGGAAACAAAAAAGTCATCCGGCTTGAGCAGGCGGAGTCAACGTTTAATGAACTTCCTGAAGAGGCAAAATCTTATGTACAACAGTTTATGGACACTTTAAAGGCAGTCGAAACCGTTCGGGTTGACCAGGCGGTTAAGAATGGTGAAATACTACCTTGGTGTGGTGGCATCGAAATTATCCACACCCCTGGACATGTTCCCGGTCATATTTCGTTGTATCTGCCTTCGAGCAAAACATTAATCGCAGGAGATGTAGTCGTGATCGAGCAAGGGAAGCTCGGTATCGCTAATCCGCAATTTGCAGATGATTTAGATGAAGCGATCCGCTCCGTTAGGCGACTGCTCGACTATGATATAGAGCAGATCATATGCTATCATGGCGGCTTATTTCAAGGCGATGTAAGACAAGCACTTCAGCAGCTTGTTCAAGAATATACAACATAG